The following proteins are encoded in a genomic region of Oryza brachyantha chromosome 11, ObraRS2, whole genome shotgun sequence:
- the LOC102721781 gene encoding uncharacterized protein LOC102721781, which produces MTTPCPSSRTKRATAPLDAAARARLAVVVVPGSAESSGSEHEGDGAAAALSSLVNEYLLEADDATVPSAAVLAAGGSSEVEDDEDDLDDDSAAAAEEVGEIRRVLEAAGTGDDRRRRIFADVADAMRELENVRGERSAFRRAVMSLLRERGHDAGLCKARWDKTTSMVAGSYEYIDVVVTAAGAGAEAATRYIVDVGFAEEFDVARPTEGYVAVRSALPEVLVARPDDVRQIVRAASSSLRRSLKHRRLSVPPWRKRKFMLAKWLGPYRRTVNAVPTSAGTAMPHGGGPSAVCRTVHGFEAPPRAKARSELWG; this is translated from the coding sequence ATGACGACGCCGTGCCCTAGCTCCAGGACAAAgcgcgccaccgcgccgctcGACGCCGCAGCGAGggcccgcctcgccgtcgtcgtcgtcccgggCAGCGCGGAAAGCAGCGGCAGCGAGCACGAGGGGgacggagcggcggcggctctgtCCAGCCTCGTCAACGAGTACCTCCTAGAGGCGGACGACGCCACTGTCCCTTCAGCCGCCGTGCTCGCTGCGGGAGGTAGCTCCGAAGTCGAGGATGACGAGGACGACCTCGACGATGACTCCGCcgctgcggcggaggaggtcggGGAGATCAGAAGAGTGCTTGAGGCGGCCGGTACCGGTGAcgaccgacgccgccgcatCTTCGCCGACGTGGCGGACGCCATGCGAGAACTGGAGAATGTCCGCGGTGAACGGTCAGCGTTCCGGCGCGCGGTGATGTCCCTCCTCCGGGAGCGCGGCCACGACGCCGGACTCTGCAAGGCGCGGTGGGACAAGACGACCAGCATGGTCGCCGGGAGCTACGAGTACAtcgacgtcgtcgtcaccgccgcAGGCGCAGGAGCagaggcggcgacgagatACATCGTCGACGTCGGCTTCGCCGAGGAGTTCGACGTGGCGCGGCCGACGGAAGGCTACGTGGCCGTGCGCTCGGCGCTGCCGGAGGTGCTCGTCGCGAGGCCCGACGACGTGCGTCAGATCGTCAGGGCGGCGTCGTCTTCCCTGCGGCGATCGCTGAAGCACCGCCGCCTCAGCGTGCCACCGTGGAGGAAGCGGAAGTTCATGCTGGCCAAATGGCTAGGGCCGTACAGGCGGACGGTGAACGCCGTGCCGACCTCGGCCGGAACGGCGATGCCCCATGGTGGCGGCCCGTCGGCCGTCTGCCGGACAGTCCATGGGTTCGAAGCGCCACCTCGGGCGAAGGCGCGGTCGGAGCTCTGGGGTTGA